From the Micromonospora lupini genome, one window contains:
- a CDS encoding ATP-binding protein translates to MLLRVLGPLEVEVDTGGPVDLGGPRQRAVLALLLAARGEVVSVGRMIEELWRGDAPPRAIVSLQAYVSHLRRVVEPARERRAPARVLVTVPPGYALRVPSDALDASRFEALLAEARSVSIADPERARPLLRAALDLWRGPAYAEFAAEPWAQSEVMRLEELRLVARVLLLDVTVRCGDAAEAVPEAELLTRQAPLREETWRLLALALWRTGRQGDALAALRRARATLADQLGLDPGPALVEVESAILGQRLDLLPPVAATARVDAERQAPERVFVGREAELATLRRAAAEAEVSGPRVALLSGEAGAGKTSLLSRFREELDARGWLVTLGRCPEVEGAPPAWAWVEALRQLAAQAPPGDLAPALAPLLAEAAGEAGGDVTAGRFRLHRAVAAWLDAAAVGRPVAVVLDDLHAADAETLLLLQSVTEATAGAVLFVAALRPADNPERLADTMAVLARRSPHRIQLGGLTTSEVERLLGALARTTVDPQTVTALTERTGGNPFYVRESARLLAAEGTLVATSEVPEGVRDVLRRRLSRLPSTAVSVLRLTATAGREADVRTLVDAAGTDEGAVLHALEAGLSAGLLTEPAPGRVRFVHGLVCDTIYTDLPQLRRTGLHARIAAATRRLSPDDYPALAHHYARAASADTAPLAVDYAVRAAELAERRYAYDAAIELLGNAVEAAETVGGDRDALRVDLLGRLLRAQARAGAVAAAQQTRTRAVDIAVASNRDELLVAAFTAWTVPSPWLRHEYGAVDHRVVELLTRLLRADDLDPVTRCRLLDALATELDGEADPLGAAAGREALTISRGLDDPELRALGLAARLRTMSYESEAPQRRELALELRDLADEHGLVSYQWVAEQVLGHAAAALNEPAELRASVTRQGRLAQTYQLNEAQVLHLCSLAALAHIAGDFDAARRHYDEVAAQMRRQGSLHAEAFHYFAVGTLLISQGRFGEHVEATRRVRRLLGPIVDDLLALALIRNGRADEARTLPFGRHTYRPDYFESALLSVRAMVIVALGRRDLAQPVIDALLPVRDQLAGFSTTAAVVRPVALTLGELFRLVGQPEEAARHFRLAASVACRWESPHWLAEATAALAD, encoded by the coding sequence ATGTTGCTACGGGTGCTCGGGCCGCTCGAGGTCGAGGTCGACACGGGCGGACCTGTCGACCTCGGCGGCCCCCGCCAACGCGCCGTGCTCGCGCTGCTGCTGGCGGCGCGCGGCGAGGTCGTCTCCGTCGGCCGGATGATCGAGGAACTGTGGCGGGGTGACGCGCCGCCCCGGGCGATCGTCTCCCTTCAGGCGTACGTCTCGCACCTGCGCCGTGTGGTCGAGCCGGCCCGCGAGCGCCGCGCGCCGGCGCGGGTCCTGGTCACCGTGCCGCCCGGGTACGCGCTCAGGGTGCCCTCCGACGCCCTGGACGCCAGTCGGTTCGAGGCGCTGCTGGCCGAGGCCCGCTCGGTGAGCATCGCCGACCCGGAGCGCGCACGCCCGCTGCTACGCGCCGCGCTCGACCTGTGGCGCGGTCCCGCGTACGCCGAGTTCGCCGCCGAGCCGTGGGCGCAGTCGGAGGTGATGCGGCTGGAGGAGTTGCGTCTCGTCGCCCGGGTGCTGCTGCTCGACGTGACCGTGCGCTGCGGCGACGCGGCCGAGGCGGTGCCCGAGGCGGAGCTGCTGACCCGGCAGGCGCCGCTGCGGGAGGAGACCTGGCGGCTGCTGGCGTTGGCGTTGTGGCGTACCGGTCGGCAGGGCGACGCGCTCGCCGCGCTGCGCAGGGCACGGGCGACCCTGGCGGACCAGCTCGGCCTGGACCCGGGCCCGGCGTTGGTCGAGGTGGAGTCCGCGATCCTGGGCCAGCGCCTCGACCTGCTCCCACCGGTGGCCGCGACGGCGCGCGTCGATGCCGAGCGACAGGCGCCGGAGCGGGTGTTCGTGGGGCGGGAGGCCGAGCTGGCGACTCTTCGGCGGGCAGCCGCCGAGGCGGAGGTGAGCGGGCCGCGCGTCGCGCTGCTCAGCGGGGAGGCCGGCGCCGGCAAGACCAGTCTGCTCTCCCGGTTCCGGGAGGAGCTGGACGCGCGCGGCTGGCTGGTCACCCTCGGCCGCTGCCCGGAGGTGGAGGGCGCCCCGCCGGCCTGGGCGTGGGTCGAGGCCCTGCGGCAGCTCGCCGCGCAGGCGCCGCCTGGTGATCTCGCGCCGGCGCTCGCCCCGCTGCTCGCCGAGGCCGCCGGCGAGGCGGGCGGCGACGTCACCGCCGGCCGGTTCCGGCTGCACCGCGCCGTCGCCGCCTGGTTGGACGCCGCGGCGGTCGGCAGACCCGTCGCCGTCGTCCTCGACGACCTGCACGCCGCGGACGCGGAGACGCTGCTGCTGTTGCAGAGCGTGACCGAGGCGACCGCCGGCGCCGTGCTGTTCGTCGCGGCGCTGCGGCCCGCCGACAATCCCGAACGGCTCGCCGACACCATGGCCGTCCTGGCCCGCCGGTCCCCCCACCGGATCCAGCTGGGCGGCCTGACGACGTCCGAGGTCGAACGGCTGCTCGGCGCGCTGGCCCGGACCACAGTCGACCCGCAGACGGTCACCGCGCTCACCGAACGCACCGGCGGCAACCCGTTCTACGTCCGGGAGTCGGCGCGGCTGCTCGCCGCCGAGGGCACCCTCGTCGCCACCTCCGAGGTGCCCGAGGGCGTACGCGACGTGCTGCGTCGACGACTCTCCCGTCTGCCGTCGACGGCTGTCTCGGTGCTGCGTCTCACCGCGACCGCCGGACGGGAGGCGGACGTGCGGACACTCGTCGACGCCGCCGGCACCGACGAGGGCGCCGTCCTGCACGCGCTGGAAGCCGGGTTGAGCGCCGGCCTGCTCACCGAACCGGCGCCGGGGCGGGTGCGGTTCGTGCACGGCCTGGTCTGCGACACCATCTACACCGATCTGCCGCAGCTACGCCGCACCGGCCTGCACGCCCGCATCGCCGCCGCCACCCGCCGGCTGAGCCCCGACGACTACCCGGCCCTGGCCCACCACTACGCCCGCGCCGCGTCGGCCGACACCGCGCCGCTCGCCGTCGACTACGCCGTCCGCGCCGCGGAGCTGGCGGAGCGGCGGTACGCGTACGACGCCGCGATCGAGCTGCTCGGCAACGCCGTCGAAGCCGCCGAGACGGTCGGCGGGGACCGCGACGCGCTGCGGGTCGACCTGCTGGGCCGGCTGCTGCGCGCCCAGGCGCGGGCCGGCGCGGTGGCCGCCGCCCAGCAGACCCGGACCCGGGCCGTCGACATCGCCGTCGCGTCGAACCGGGACGAGCTGCTGGTGGCGGCGTTCACCGCGTGGACCGTCCCCAGCCCGTGGCTGCGACACGAGTACGGCGCGGTGGACCACCGGGTCGTCGAGCTGCTCACCCGGCTGCTGCGCGCGGACGACCTCGATCCGGTGACCCGCTGTCGGCTGCTCGACGCGCTCGCCACCGAGCTGGACGGCGAGGCGGACCCCCTCGGTGCGGCGGCCGGGCGGGAGGCGCTGACGATCTCCCGGGGGCTCGACGATCCCGAGTTGCGCGCGCTCGGGCTGGCGGCCCGGCTCCGCACCATGAGCTACGAGTCGGAGGCGCCGCAGCGCCGGGAGCTGGCGCTGGAGCTGCGTGACCTCGCCGACGAGCACGGGCTGGTGAGCTACCAGTGGGTCGCCGAGCAGGTGCTCGGTCACGCCGCCGCCGCGCTCAACGAGCCGGCGGAGCTGCGGGCCAGTGTCACCCGGCAGGGGCGGCTGGCCCAGACGTACCAGCTGAACGAGGCCCAGGTGCTCCACCTGTGCTCACTCGCCGCGCTCGCGCACATCGCCGGCGACTTCGACGCCGCGCGGCGGCACTACGACGAGGTGGCCGCGCAGATGCGGCGACAGGGCTCGCTGCACGCCGAGGCCTTTCACTACTTCGCCGTGGGGACGCTGCTGATCAGCCAGGGGCGCTTCGGCGAGCACGTGGAGGCGACCCGACGGGTACGCCGGCTGTTGGGCCCGATCGTGGACGACCTGCTGGCGTTGGCACTGATCAGAAACGGACGGGCGGACGAGGCGCGGACGCTGCCGTTCGGCCGGCACACCTACCGCCCGGACTACTTCGAGTCGGCGCTGCTGAGCGTGCGCGCGATGGTCATCGTGGCGCTGGGTCGCCGGGACCTGGCCCAGCCCGTGATCGACGCGTTGCTCCCGGTTCGTGACCAACTGGCCGGTTTCTCCACCACGGCTGCCGTGGTGCGGCCGGTCGCGCTGACGCTCGGGGAGCTGTTCCGCCTGGTCGGCCAGCCCGAGGAGGCGGCGCGGCACTTCCGACTGGCGGCAAGCGTGGCCTGCCGGTGGGAGTCGCCGCACTGGCTGGCCGAGGCCACGGCGGCGCTTGCCGACTGA
- a CDS encoding hemerythrin domain-containing protein, translating into MNQNHQEAMADVRDMYMVHILFRREFGLLPQLVRGVRPGDVKRAEVVGAHAALMCQQLHLHHEGEDIFLWPLLAERGGAEAAAVVPTMQAQHHAIEQAYEAVVALLPDWRRTARDGAEVADALERLRAAATEHMAMEEAEILPLAQRYVTAAEWAKLGEHGLRDTPKKHLPLTFGMAMYEGDPEVIKAVLAHAPLPARLLMPVLAPRLYATHAKRVHGTATPPRIGATR; encoded by the coding sequence GTGAACCAGAACCACCAGGAAGCAATGGCCGACGTCCGCGACATGTACATGGTGCACATCCTGTTCCGTCGTGAGTTCGGTCTGCTTCCGCAGCTCGTCCGGGGCGTACGTCCGGGTGACGTGAAGCGCGCGGAGGTCGTCGGCGCCCACGCCGCGCTCATGTGCCAGCAACTGCACCTGCACCACGAGGGCGAGGACATCTTCCTGTGGCCGCTGCTCGCCGAGCGCGGTGGGGCCGAGGCGGCCGCCGTCGTGCCGACGATGCAGGCACAGCACCACGCCATCGAGCAGGCGTACGAGGCAGTGGTCGCCCTGCTGCCCGACTGGCGTCGGACCGCACGCGACGGCGCCGAGGTGGCCGACGCGCTGGAGCGTCTCCGCGCCGCGGCGACCGAGCACATGGCCATGGAGGAGGCCGAGATCCTGCCGCTGGCGCAGAGGTACGTCACCGCTGCGGAGTGGGCGAAGCTCGGTGAGCACGGGTTGCGCGACACCCCGAAGAAGCATCTGCCGCTGACCTTCGGCATGGCGATGTACGAGGGCGACCCCGAGGTGATCAAGGCGGTGCTCGCGCACGCCCCGCTGCCGGCGCGGCTGCTCATGCCGGTCCTGGCGCCCCGGCTGTACGCGACGCACGCCAAGCGCGTCCACGGCACCGCCACTCCCCCGCGCATCGGCGCCACCCGCTGA
- a CDS encoding dienelactone hydrolase family protein: MRHVVLFHSVYGLRPAVRAAADRLRAAGHRVTAPDLYGVPAADTVEEGFALLDKIGHDVVLDRARAALRDLPPQTVLAGFSMGAGVAGALLAERPDAAGLLLLHGTGGAPDTARVGLPVHLHVADPDPYDAPEEVDDWHAAMTDAGVDLTVFRYPGVGHLFTDPDLAEYAPDAAEAAWARVLTFLATDPTAR, translated from the coding sequence ATGCGACACGTCGTGCTGTTCCACTCCGTGTACGGGCTGCGGCCCGCCGTTCGTGCCGCCGCCGACCGGTTGCGCGCCGCCGGGCACCGGGTCACCGCCCCCGATCTGTACGGGGTTCCGGCCGCCGACACCGTCGAGGAGGGCTTCGCGCTGCTCGACAAGATCGGCCACGACGTGGTGCTCGACCGGGCCCGGGCGGCGCTGCGCGACCTGCCGCCGCAGACGGTCCTCGCCGGTTTCTCGATGGGCGCGGGCGTCGCCGGGGCGCTGCTCGCCGAGCGCCCCGACGCCGCCGGCCTGCTCCTGCTGCACGGCACCGGGGGAGCGCCGGACACGGCCCGGGTCGGCCTGCCGGTGCACCTGCATGTCGCCGACCCCGACCCGTACGACGCGCCGGAGGAGGTGGACGACTGGCACGCGGCGATGACCGACGCGGGCGTCGACCTGACGGTGTTCCGCTATCCAGGCGTCGGGCACCTGTTCACCGACCCGGACCTCGCCGAGTACGCTCCGGACGCCGCCGAGGCGGCCTGGGCGCGTGTGCTCACCTTCCTCGCCACCGACCCGACGGCGCGGTAG
- a CDS encoding nucleotide disphospho-sugar-binding domain-containing protein yields the protein MRVLVVSAPLVGHVFPLVPLAVALRDAGHDVLVATGGGAMAAADAGLAVHDVAPGFEFGRIARRVFARHPLIARAEMAGTAGTRGAGLLFGALNDQLTDPVVALATEWRPDLVVHEPFAVAGAVAAARLDVPAVRQENALFDGRALVGATTARLGAALRRHGLAELPPPAAALAVAPPSVAAQHGWPMRYTSYVGGGELPAWLREPGERPRILVTRSTLTGPGDRGPMPAVVAAAAQVDAEIVLVRPDERSARSLPGNVRVVDWIPLDEALPASAALVHHGGAGSVLGALAAGLPQLATVGPGDRRHNAELVARRGAGLALRPADITARTLTRLLTDDSLRAAAAQVSQEIAAMPPPTALVARLAELV from the coding sequence ATGCGCGTGCTGGTGGTCTCCGCCCCGCTCGTCGGGCACGTCTTCCCCCTGGTGCCGCTCGCGGTCGCGTTGCGCGACGCCGGCCACGACGTGCTGGTCGCCACCGGCGGTGGGGCGATGGCCGCCGCCGACGCCGGGCTGGCCGTGCACGACGTCGCGCCGGGCTTCGAGTTCGGCCGGATCGCGCGGCGGGTCTTCGCCCGCCACCCGCTGATCGCGCGCGCCGAGATGGCCGGCACCGCCGGCACCCGGGGCGCCGGGCTGCTCTTCGGCGCGCTCAACGACCAGCTCACCGATCCCGTCGTCGCGCTGGCCACCGAGTGGCGACCGGATCTGGTGGTGCACGAGCCGTTCGCGGTCGCCGGCGCGGTGGCGGCGGCGCGGCTCGACGTTCCGGCCGTACGCCAGGAGAACGCCCTCTTCGACGGCCGGGCCCTGGTCGGCGCGACCACCGCGCGGCTCGGTGCCGCGCTGCGCCGGCACGGCCTCGCGGAGCTGCCACCACCCGCCGCCGCCCTCGCCGTGGCCCCGCCAAGCGTGGCCGCCCAGCACGGCTGGCCGATGCGCTACACGTCCTACGTGGGCGGCGGTGAGCTGCCGGCCTGGCTGCGCGAGCCGGGCGAACGCCCCCGGATCCTGGTCACCCGCAGCACCCTGACCGGCCCCGGCGACCGAGGCCCGATGCCCGCCGTGGTGGCCGCCGCGGCCCAGGTGGACGCCGAGATCGTGCTGGTGCGGCCCGATGAGCGCTCGGCTCGTTCGCTGCCCGGCAACGTCCGGGTGGTCGACTGGATTCCGCTCGACGAGGCGCTGCCGGCGAGCGCCGCGCTTGTGCACCACGGCGGGGCGGGCAGCGTTCTCGGCGCCCTCGCCGCCGGCCTGCCGCAACTGGCCACTGTGGGTCCGGGGGACCGGCGGCACAACGCCGAGCTGGTGGCCCGCCGGGGCGCCGGCCTCGCCCTGCGGCCGGCCGACATCACCGCGCGGACGCTTACCCGGCTGCTCACCGACGACAGCCTGCGCGCGGCCGCCGCGCAGGTCAGCCAGGAGATCGCCGCGATGCCGCCGCCGACAGCCCTGGTGGCCCGGCTGGCGGAGCTGGTCTGA
- the paaK gene encoding phenylacetate--CoA ligase PaaK — MQDRTPRPEELEPIERADIDELRALQRERLRWSLRHAYDHVPHYRLAFDAAGVHPDDCRDLDDLARFPFTGKAELRDNYPFGMFAVPREQVARLHASSGTTGRPTVVGYTRDDLRTWARLMARSIRASGGRPGDRVHVAYGYGLFTGGLGAHYGAEELGCTVIPVSGGMTERQVLLIRDFEPEVIMVTPSYMLAIVDEMQRQGVDPRTTSLRVGIFGAEPWTEDMRREMERRLDIHAVDIYGLSEVMGPGVATECVETKDGLHLWEDHFYPEIIDPVTGAVLPDGERGELVLTSLTKEAMPVVRYRTRDLTRLLPGTARPMRRIEKITGRTDDMMIVRGVNVFPTQIEELILRTPQLSPHFQCVLGRQGRLDTLTVRVERRVGVAADTAERAGATLVELVKNTIGVSVAVDVLDPDSVERSMGKMRRIVDERLAG, encoded by the coding sequence ATGCAGGACCGCACCCCTCGTCCGGAAGAGCTGGAGCCGATCGAGCGCGCCGACATCGACGAGCTGCGCGCCCTGCAACGCGAACGGCTGCGCTGGTCGTTGCGGCACGCGTACGACCACGTGCCGCACTACCGCCTGGCGTTCGACGCCGCCGGGGTGCACCCCGACGACTGCCGGGACCTCGACGACCTGGCCCGCTTCCCGTTCACCGGCAAGGCGGAGCTGCGCGACAACTACCCGTTCGGCATGTTCGCCGTACCCCGGGAACAGGTCGCCCGCCTGCACGCCTCCTCCGGCACCACAGGCCGACCCACGGTGGTCGGCTACACCCGCGACGACCTGCGGACCTGGGCCCGGCTGATGGCCAGGTCCATCCGCGCCTCCGGCGGCCGTCCCGGCGACCGGGTGCACGTCGCGTACGGCTACGGGCTCTTCACCGGCGGCCTGGGCGCCCACTACGGGGCCGAGGAGTTGGGCTGCACCGTCATCCCGGTCTCGGGCGGCATGACCGAACGGCAGGTGCTGCTGATCCGCGACTTCGAACCCGAGGTCATCATGGTCACGCCCAGCTACATGCTCGCCATCGTCGACGAGATGCAGCGCCAGGGCGTCGACCCCCGCACCACCTCACTTCGGGTCGGCATCTTCGGCGCGGAGCCGTGGACCGAGGACATGCGCCGCGAGATGGAACGGCGGCTGGACATCCACGCGGTCGACATCTACGGGCTCTCCGAGGTGATGGGCCCCGGCGTGGCCACCGAGTGCGTCGAGACCAAGGACGGGCTGCACCTCTGGGAGGACCACTTCTACCCGGAGATCATCGACCCGGTCACCGGGGCGGTGCTGCCCGACGGTGAGCGGGGCGAGCTGGTGCTCACCTCGCTCACGAAGGAGGCGATGCCCGTGGTGCGCTACCGCACCCGGGACCTCACCCGCCTGCTCCCCGGCACCGCGCGGCCGATGCGCCGGATCGAGAAGATCACCGGCCGGACGGACGACATGATGATCGTGCGCGGGGTGAACGTCTTTCCCACGCAGATCGAGGAGCTGATCCTGCGTACGCCGCAGCTGTCGCCGCACTTCCAGTGCGTCCTCGGCCGGCAGGGCCGGCTGGACACCCTCACCGTACGGGTGGAGCGGCGCGTCGGGGTCGCCGCGGACACCGCCGAGCGGGCCGGCGCGACTCTGGTCGAGCTGGTGAAGAACACCATCGGGGTGAGCGTCGCTGTGGACGTGCTCGACCCGGACTCGGTGGAACGGTCGATGGGCAAGATGCGCCGCATCGTCGACGAGCGGCTGGCCGGCTGA
- a CDS encoding class I SAM-dependent methyltransferase translates to MSPYTLDPSAWQESWDRQQEAYLPDREHRLAAMLDAVDAVLDGRPPRLLDLAGGTGTISLRTLARFPDAEVTLVDLDPALLAIAGASLAGRATIVTADLTTPDWRSALPHQEYDAVLTATALHWLPADRLRALYADLRDVLRPGGIFVNADHMPDDTLPELTKRLLDRARNRRDARYAAGSVLSWSDWWERAAADPTLAPLVAQRHAIYPTGHSPEWNPPVSWHLAALTEAGFGEVGTVWRGGPDAAVAAVR, encoded by the coding sequence ATGAGTCCTTACACCTTGGATCCGTCGGCATGGCAGGAAAGCTGGGACCGCCAGCAGGAGGCCTACCTGCCGGACCGGGAACACCGCCTCGCCGCCATGCTCGACGCCGTCGACGCGGTCCTCGACGGCCGACCGCCGCGCCTGCTCGACCTGGCCGGCGGCACCGGCACCATCTCGCTGCGGACGCTGGCGCGCTTCCCCGACGCCGAGGTGACGTTGGTGGACCTCGACCCGGCGCTGCTCGCCATCGCCGGCGCCTCGCTGGCCGGCCGGGCCACCATCGTCACCGCCGACCTCACCACACCCGACTGGCGCTCGGCACTGCCCCACCAGGAGTACGACGCCGTCCTCACCGCCACCGCTCTGCACTGGCTGCCCGCCGACCGGCTCCGCGCGCTCTACGCCGACCTACGCGACGTGCTGCGGCCGGGCGGGATCTTCGTCAACGCCGACCACATGCCCGACGACACGCTGCCGGAGCTGACCAAACGACTGCTGGACCGGGCGCGGAACCGACGCGACGCCCGCTACGCCGCCGGCTCGGTGCTGTCCTGGTCGGACTGGTGGGAGCGAGCCGCCGCCGACCCGACGCTCGCCCCGCTGGTCGCCCAGCGGCACGCCATCTACCCGACCGGGCACAGCCCGGAGTGGAACCCGCCGGTCTCCTGGCATCTGGCGGCGCTCACCGAGGCCGGGTTCGGCGAGGTCGGCACGGTGTGGCGCGGCGGACCGGACGCCGCCGTCGCGGCGGTACGCTGA
- a CDS encoding fluoride efflux transporter FluC — MPEPFEPRTDPDVDLRVPADRRELTARPATVLATIAAGGVLGALGRAGLQHAAPHTPTGFPWATFGINVSGCLLIGVLMATLGHLGGGHPLVRPFLGVGLLGGFTTFSTYAVDVQQALAAGAPAVALAYLAATVLGALVAVGLGDTVTTALLRHLAAVR; from the coding sequence GTGCCAGAGCCCTTCGAGCCACGTACCGACCCCGACGTCGACCTGCGCGTCCCCGCCGACCGGCGGGAGTTGACAGCCCGTCCCGCGACGGTGCTGGCCACGATCGCGGCCGGCGGGGTCCTCGGCGCGCTGGGCCGGGCCGGTCTGCAACACGCCGCCCCGCACACGCCTACCGGTTTTCCCTGGGCGACGTTCGGCATCAACGTGTCCGGCTGCCTGCTGATCGGCGTGCTGATGGCGACGCTCGGGCACCTCGGCGGTGGTCACCCGCTGGTCCGCCCCTTCCTCGGGGTCGGCCTGCTCGGCGGGTTCACCACCTTCTCCACCTACGCCGTGGACGTCCAGCAGGCCCTCGCCGCGGGCGCACCGGCTGTCGCGCTGGCGTACCTGGCCGCGACGGTGCTCGGGGCGCTCGTCGCGGTCGGGCTGGGCGACACCGTCACCACCGCACTGCTGCGGCACCTGGCGGCGGTCCGATGA
- the crcB gene encoding fluoride efflux transporter CrcB, with translation MNVLLIALGAAVGAPLRYLTDRAVQSRHDSAFPWGTLTVNVLGSLLLGVLVGWPASPVVTALLGTGFCGALTTYSTFSYETLRLTRGDHHLLALANVVGSVAAGLAAATVGYALARALLG, from the coding sequence ATGAACGTGCTGCTGATCGCCCTGGGAGCGGCAGTCGGCGCACCACTGCGCTATCTCACCGACCGGGCCGTGCAGTCCCGGCACGACTCGGCGTTTCCCTGGGGCACGCTCACCGTCAACGTGCTCGGCTCACTGCTGCTCGGCGTGCTGGTCGGATGGCCGGCCAGCCCGGTGGTCACCGCGCTGCTCGGCACCGGGTTCTGCGGTGCGCTGACCACCTACTCCACGTTCAGCTACGAGACGCTGCGGCTGACGCGGGGCGACCACCACCTCCTCGCGCTGGCCAACGTCGTGGGCAGCGTCGCCGCCGGGCTCGCGGCGGCCACCGTCGGGTACGCCCTGGCCCGTGCCCTGCTGGGCTGA
- a CDS encoding PadR family transcriptional regulator, with the protein MSVPLTLLGLLEREPSHGYDLKRDYDAFFGRGKPLPFGQVYSTLSRLARDGKVVIGDVAPGSGPDRKRYIITDVGATEVEQWLTQPVDPEPHLQTVLFAKVVLALMLDRPAADYLDTQRSAHLQRMRELTEIKRAGSLVDALLADHGLYHLEADLRWIEMTGARLDALRKEVRR; encoded by the coding sequence ATGAGCGTCCCACTGACTCTTCTCGGCCTCCTCGAACGCGAGCCCAGCCACGGCTACGACCTGAAGCGCGACTACGACGCCTTCTTCGGCCGGGGCAAGCCACTGCCGTTCGGCCAGGTCTACTCCACCCTCAGCCGACTGGCCCGCGACGGCAAGGTCGTGATCGGCGACGTCGCGCCCGGCTCCGGCCCCGACCGCAAGCGCTACATCATCACCGACGTCGGCGCCACCGAGGTCGAGCAGTGGCTGACGCAGCCGGTCGACCCGGAGCCGCACCTGCAGACGGTGCTCTTCGCCAAGGTCGTGCTCGCGCTGATGCTGGACCGGCCGGCCGCCGACTACCTCGACACCCAGCGCAGCGCGCACCTGCAGCGGATGCGTGAGCTGACCGAGATCAAGCGCGCCGGCAGCCTCGTCGACGCGCTGCTCGCCGACCACGGGCTGTACCACCTGGAGGCTGACCTCCGATGGATCGAGATGACCGGCGCCCGACTGGACGCCCTGCGCAAGGAGGTGCGGCGATGA
- a CDS encoding ABC transporter ATP-binding protein: MSVVIEARDVEFAFGRTPALRGASVAVDAGEILAIMGPSGSGKSTLLHCLAGILVPDSGEIVFDGARVDAMPETQRSSLRRDRFGFVFQFGQLVPELTALENVALPLLLSGVHRKQALPKASAWFARLGLDGLEQRRSGELSGGQAQRVALARGLVAEPQVLFADEPTGALDSLTGEQVMDLLVGAAREQGTTVILVTHEPRIAAYADREVMVRDGRVNAPDRIAS, translated from the coding sequence ATGAGCGTCGTGATCGAGGCACGCGACGTGGAGTTCGCCTTCGGCCGGACGCCCGCCCTGCGCGGCGCGAGCGTCGCCGTGGACGCCGGCGAGATCCTCGCCATCATGGGCCCCAGCGGGTCGGGCAAGTCCACCCTGCTGCACTGCCTGGCAGGCATTCTCGTGCCGGATTCCGGCGAGATCGTCTTCGACGGCGCCCGGGTCGACGCCATGCCCGAGACCCAGCGCAGCAGCCTGCGCCGGGACCGGTTCGGCTTCGTGTTCCAGTTCGGCCAGCTCGTCCCCGAGCTGACCGCCCTGGAGAACGTCGCCCTGCCCCTGCTGCTCAGCGGCGTACACCGCAAGCAGGCGCTGCCGAAGGCGAGTGCCTGGTTCGCGCGCCTCGGCCTGGACGGCCTGGAGCAGCGGCGCTCGGGTGAGCTGTCCGGCGGGCAGGCACAACGCGTCGCTCTCGCCCGGGGCCTGGTCGCCGAGCCGCAGGTGCTCTTCGCCGACGAGCCGACCGGCGCGCTCGACTCGCTCACCGGCGAGCAGGTGATGGACCTGCTGGTCGGCGCCGCCCGCGAGCAGGGCACCACTGTCATCCTGGTGACCCACGAACCCCGGATCGCGGCGTACGCCGACCGTGAGGTCATGGTCCGCGACGGTCGCGTGAACGCGCCGGACCGGATCGCCTCATGA